A stretch of the Lactuca sativa cultivar Salinas chromosome 9, Lsat_Salinas_v11, whole genome shotgun sequence genome encodes the following:
- the LOC111907480 gene encoding pentatricopeptide repeat-containing protein At5g59600, which yields MHCFHFSQSPSDWFVKIIENYASNRALELGKRLHAHLIINGLARSTHVASKLISFYTECRQICDARKLFDEIPKRNTRRWIVLVGTYARHGFHQEAMGVFCEMQREGLEPNNFVIPSVLKACGHLLDRQTGEKLHAVVVKQEFESDPFVISALIDMYSKCGKINKARKVFDVMVEIDLVAMNTMVAGYVQHRLVNEALILVEKTQSIGVIPNLVTWNTLIAGFSQANDDSNVAKLFQLMKESGIPPDVVSWTSVISGFVQNLRNQEAFDLFKKMLATGMHPTSATISSLLPACANLADSVHGKEIHAYSIVMGIEKDIFVSSALIDMYSKCGFIYESKTLFHNMPERNTITWNSMIFGFANHGDCDEAIRLFNQMVDQKVKLDHLTFTGVLTACSQCGMIELGKKLFLIMQEKFKIEPRLEHYACMVHLFGQEGKLKEAYELIQEMGIEADVYVWGALLGACKLHGDVGLAEVAAKRVAELEPESAGSSLVLSNMYADAGSWGYAARVKRMMKKMKMKKVPGSSWIGGV from the coding sequence ATGCATTGTTTTCATTTTTCACAATCACCTTCCGATTGGTTCGTAAAAATTATCGAAAATTATGCTAGCAATCGAGCACTAGAATTAGGAAAACGGCTACATGCTCACCTAATCATCAATGGTTTAGCTCGTTCCACCCACGTCGCCTCAAAGCTCATATCTTTCTACACCGAATGCCGTCAAATATGTGATGCCCGCAAACTGTTTGACGAAATTCCCAAAAGAAACACTCGACGTTGGATTGTTCTGGTAGGCACATATGCACGCCACGGCTTCCACCAGGAGGCCATGGGCGTGTTCTGCGAGATGCAAAGAGAAGGGCTGgaacccaacaattttgtaataCCCAGTGTTCTAAAAGCATGTGGGCACCTTTTGGATCGACAAACAGGGGAGAAATTACACGCTGTTGTTGTAAAACAAGAATTCGAATCTGATCCATTTGTTATTAGCGCGTTgattgacatgtactcaaaatgtGGGAAAATCAATAAAGCGAGAAAGGTGTTTGATGTGATGGTAGAAATCGATTTGGTGGCTATGAACACCATGGTTGCAGGCTATGTTCAACACAGACTAGTCAATGAAGCCTTAATCTTGGTTGAGAAGACACAATCAATAGGAGTAATACCAAATTTGGTGACATGGAATACACTAATTGCAGGATTTTCACAAGCCAATGATGATTCAAATGTCGCTAAACTATTCCAATTGATGAAGGAATCCGGGATTCCACCCGATGTAGTTTCTTGGACTTCAGTCATCTCTGGATTCGTTCAGAATCTTCGAAATCAAGAAGCTTTTGATTTGTTCAAGAAAATGTTGGCAACTGGAATGCATCCAACTTCAGCTACAATCAGTTCTCTTCTTCCTGCTTGTGCAAATCTTGCAGATTCGGTTCATGGGAAAGAGATTCATGCATATTCCATAGTTATGGGAATCGAAAAAGACATCTTTGTTTCTAGTGCTCTTATAGACATGTACTCCAAATGTGGCTTCATATACGAATCCAAAACACTCTTTCACAACATGCCTGAAAGAAACACAATCACATGGAACTCGATGATATTTGGATTTGCAAATCACGGAGATTGTGATGAAGCAATTAGGTTATTCAATCAAATGGTTGaccaaaaagtcaaacttgatcaTCTAACTTTCACAGGTGTTTTAACTGCTTGTAGCCAGTGTGGGATGATTGAGCTTGGTAAAAAGCTGTTCTTGATTATGCAAGAGAAATTCAAGATTGAGCCAAGATTAGAGCATTATGCTTGTATGGTGCATTTGTTTGGACAAGAAGGGAAATTAAAGGAGGCTTATGAGTTGATTCAAGAAATGGGGATTGAGGCTGATGTGTATGTATGGGGTGCGTTGTTGGGTGCTTGTAAGCTTCATGGAGATGTTGGTCTTGCTGAGGTGGCAGCTAAGCGTGTTGCTGAGCTGGAGCCTGAAAGTGCTGGAAGTAGTTTAGTGTTGTCGAATATGTATGCTGATGCTGGAAGTTGGGGATATGCTGCAAGGGTTAAACgaatgatgaagaagatgaagatgaaaaaAGTTCCAGGGAGTAGCTGGATTGGAGGTGTGTGa
- the LOC111907481 gene encoding uncharacterized protein LOC111907481 isoform X1: MNMHGVPQPLSPNLKPLNSSLSHISFSFQNQPTFSIPICRFGYGGRLNCNFLIRASFPCSPIYRNLDGRRRRIGRNYSKTLVKAGSRESPYQVLGVSPSATPDEIKKAYRKLALKYHPDVNKEPNAQEKFMRIKHAYNTVLNSDSRRKYDSGNRTSEAYKPAQDEEFYGFGNFVRDVQISLGDFLRDLQEEYKNWEASAPSGAKPKSLWEELGEIGEEFVEFLEKELNITDSEDETQRRYEEPATSGKSRTGNDSKGSSIEENIDEIEAALAQLKRELGL; encoded by the exons ATGAATATGCATGGAGTTCCCCAACCTTTATCCCCAAATCTCAAGCCCTTGAATTCCAGTCTTTCCCATATCTCCTTTTCCTTCCAAAATCAACCGACTTTTTCCATACCCATTTGCAGATTTGGCTATGGCGGTCGTCTCAATTGTAACTTTCTTATTCGCGCTTCGTTTCCCTGCTCACCCATCTACCGGAATTTGGatggaaggagaagaagaataggaCGAAATTACTCTAAAACTCTTGTCAAAGCCGGTAGTAGAGAGTCCCCTTATCAAGTTTTGGGTGTCTCTCCCTCTGCTACTCCTGATGAGATCAAAAAGGCTTATAGGAAACTTGCTTTGAAGTATCATCCTGATGTAAACAAAGAG CCCAATGCTCAAGAGAAATTTATGAGAATAAAGCATGCATACAATACAGTACTCAACTCTGATTCAAGAAGGAAGTATGATTCTGGAAACCGTACATCTGAAGCATACAAGCCTGCTCAAGATGAAGAGTTTTATGGTTTtg GTAATTTTGTGAGGGATGTTCAAATATCATTAG gGGACTTCCTTAGAGATCTGCAAGAAGAATATAAGAACTGGGAAGCAAGTGCTCCTTCTGGAGCAAAGCCCAAGAGCTTATGGGAGGAATTAGGG GAAATTGGAGAAGAATTTGTTGAGTTTCTTGAAAAAGAGCTGAACATTACAGATAGTGAAGATGAAACACAAAGAAGATATGAAGAACCTGCAACTTCTGGCAAGAGTAGAACTGGAAATGATAGTAAAGGAAGCAGTATTGAAGAAAACATAGATGAGATTGAAGCTGCACTTGCTCAACTAAAAAGGGAATTAGGGTTGTGA
- the LOC111907481 gene encoding uncharacterized protein LOC111907481 isoform X2: MNMHGVPQPLSPNLKPLNSSLSHISFSFQNQPTFSIPICRFGYGGRLNCNFLIRASFPCSPIYRNLDGRRRRIGRNYSKTLVKAGSRESPYQVLGVSPSATPDEIKKAYRKLALKYHPDVNKEPNAQEKFMRIKHAYNTVLNSDSRRKYDSGNRTSEAYKPAQDEEFYGFGDFLRDLQEEYKNWEASAPSGAKPKSLWEELGEIGEEFVEFLEKELNITDSEDETQRRYEEPATSGKSRTGNDSKGSSIEENIDEIEAALAQLKRELGL, encoded by the exons ATGAATATGCATGGAGTTCCCCAACCTTTATCCCCAAATCTCAAGCCCTTGAATTCCAGTCTTTCCCATATCTCCTTTTCCTTCCAAAATCAACCGACTTTTTCCATACCCATTTGCAGATTTGGCTATGGCGGTCGTCTCAATTGTAACTTTCTTATTCGCGCTTCGTTTCCCTGCTCACCCATCTACCGGAATTTGGatggaaggagaagaagaataggaCGAAATTACTCTAAAACTCTTGTCAAAGCCGGTAGTAGAGAGTCCCCTTATCAAGTTTTGGGTGTCTCTCCCTCTGCTACTCCTGATGAGATCAAAAAGGCTTATAGGAAACTTGCTTTGAAGTATCATCCTGATGTAAACAAAGAG CCCAATGCTCAAGAGAAATTTATGAGAATAAAGCATGCATACAATACAGTACTCAACTCTGATTCAAGAAGGAAGTATGATTCTGGAAACCGTACATCTGAAGCATACAAGCCTGCTCAAGATGAAGAGTTTTATGGTTTtg gGGACTTCCTTAGAGATCTGCAAGAAGAATATAAGAACTGGGAAGCAAGTGCTCCTTCTGGAGCAAAGCCCAAGAGCTTATGGGAGGAATTAGGG GAAATTGGAGAAGAATTTGTTGAGTTTCTTGAAAAAGAGCTGAACATTACAGATAGTGAAGATGAAACACAAAGAAGATATGAAGAACCTGCAACTTCTGGCAAGAGTAGAACTGGAAATGATAGTAAAGGAAGCAGTATTGAAGAAAACATAGATGAGATTGAAGCTGCACTTGCTCAACTAAAAAGGGAATTAGGGTTGTGA
- the LOC111907479 gene encoding pentatricopeptide repeat-containing protein At4g13650 isoform X2: MQTVLKRQFKTTQCLIFRPLSTLINPKSFLDINFSSLGNVAALDDHKENQLKLIDLDLLARLQHGSHGSICSSYPLNKLISSCATSRSLHTGIQIHSFVIKMGFCPHVYISTALLDMYGKCGVISDAQKLFDETPHRNVITWNSLISGYLHTHFVDFSVELFLEMLRLGIYPTHFTISTVLVGCSQLETLELGEQVHGLSTKFGFLSNVVVCTSLLEMYWKCSNVDDSRRIFDEMSDKNAVVWTSMITGYTQNQQTNIAMCMIKKMLVSGHKADSITYNTLLSSFSNIDDMIHCEQIHGSIIKQGLDSDVYLAVTLVTVYSKCGSSLQDFHKICATLPVRNKITCNAIIAGFSNMGNVEKALGVFSEMRQIGIDTDFFTISSILKVIGVMSSFKEGKQIHSLIVKSGHSSNIYIQNGLISMYAKSGDFDEAKWMFTSMVEHDTVSWNSLLSCYAQHGKGLVKKGLEYFELMRSNYGSPKVEHYACIVDLYSRAGFLDEAEVFVNKLGMEVGPEVYKALLSACRVHGNKEIGLRMSRKIVDLFPDDPAVYVQVSNILASNGYWDDSARAHNLICSKGIKKKAACSWI, from the exons ATGCAAACAGTGTTAAAACGCCAATTTAAAACAACGCAGTGCCTAATTTTTCGCCCTTTATCGACCCTGATAAACCCTAAATCATTTCTAGACATCAATTTCAGCTCCTTGGGTAACGTTGCAGCTCTTGACGATCACAAAGAGAATCAGTTAAAGCTGATTGATTTGGATCTTTTGGCTCGGTTGCAACATGGTTCTCATGGGTCCATTTGTAGCTCATACCCTCTTAACAAGCTTATATCCTCATGTgcaacttcaagatcacttcataCTGGTATTCAAATTCATTCATTTGTTATCAAGATGGGTTTTTGTCCGCATGTATATATCAGCACTGCTCTTCTGGACATGTATGGCAAATGTGGTGTAATATCCGATGCCCAGAAACTGTTCGACGAAACGCCTCACAGAAATGTGATTACATGGAACTCGTTAATTTCAGGTTATCTTCATACCCATTTCGTGGATTTTTCAGTCGAGTTGTTTCTAGAAATGCTTAGATTGGGAATATACCCAACTCATTTTACTATTTCGACTGTTCTTGTTGGGTGTTCACAGTTGGAAACACTCGAATTAGGGGAACAAGTGCATGGGTTAAGTACAAAATTTGGGTTTCTTTCTAATGTTGTGGTGTGTACGTCTTTGCTTGAGATGTACTGGAAATGCTCTAATGTAGATGATTCTAGGAGAATATTTGACGAAATGTCTGATAAAAATGCTGTTGTTTGGACCTCAATGATCACTGGTTACACACAGAATCAACAAACCAACATTGCAATGTGCATGATTAAAAAAATGCTGGTTTCAGGTCATAAAGCAGATTCCATAACTTATAATACTTTGTTGAGTTCCTTTTCCAATATAGATGACATGATCCATTGTGAACAAATTCATGGCTCAATCATAAAACAAGGGTTAGATTCAGATGTTTATTTAGCAGTTACTTTAGTTACTGTTTATTCAAAATGTGGTAGCAGCTTACAGGACTTCCACAAAATATGTGCCACTCTCCCAGTAAGGAACAAAATAACATGTAACGCCATTATTGCTGGATTTTCAAACATGGGAAATGTCGAGAAAGCCCTTGGTGTCTTTTCGGAAATGAGGCAGATAGGTATTGATACTGATTTCTTTACAATTTCAAGCATTTTAAAAGTTATAGGAGTTATGTCATCTTTCAAAGAGGGTAAACAAATCCATAGTCTTATAGTCAAGTCAGGTCACTCTTCAAATATATACATACAAAACGGGCTTATTTCCATGTATGCAAAAAGTGGTGACTTTGATGAAGCAAAATGGATGTTTACATCAATGGTGGAACACGATACAGTATCATGGAACTCACTTCTTTCATGCTATGCTCAACATGGAAAAG GATTGGTGAAGAAAGGGTTAGAATACTTTGAGTTAATGAGAAGTAATTATGGTTCACCAAAAGTTGAACATTATGCTTGTATTGTTGATCTTTATAGTAGAGCTGGTTTTcttgatgaagcagaagtgtttgtGAATAAATTGGGAATGGAAGTGGGACCTGAGGTGTATAAAGCTCTATTAAGTGCTTGTAGGGTTCATGGAAATAAGGAAATCGGTTTGCGTATGTCAAGAAAAATTGTGGATTTGTTTCCTGATGATCCTGCAGTTTATGTGCAGGTGTCGAATATTTTGGCTAGTAATGGTTATTGGGATGATTCTGCTAGAGCACATAATTTGATTTGTAGTAAAGGAATCAAGAAAAAAGCAGCATGTAGTTGGATATAA
- the LOC111907479 gene encoding pentatricopeptide repeat-containing protein At4g13650 isoform X1, with protein sequence MQTVLKRQFKTTQCLIFRPLSTLINPKSFLDINFSSLGNVAALDDHKENQLKLIDLDLLARLQHGSHGSICSSYPLNKLISSCATSRSLHTGIQIHSFVIKMGFCPHVYISTALLDMYGKCGVISDAQKLFDETPHRNVITWNSLISGYLHTHFVDFSVELFLEMLRLGIYPTHFTISTVLVGCSQLETLELGEQVHGLSTKFGFLSNVVVCTSLLEMYWKCSNVDDSRRIFDEMSDKNAVVWTSMITGYTQNQQTNIAMCMIKKMLVSGHKADSITYNTLLSSFSNIDDMIHCEQIHGSIIKQGLDSDVYLAVTLVTVYSKCGSSLQDFHKICATLPVRNKITCNAIIAGFSNMGNVEKALGVFSEMRQIGIDTDFFTISSILKVIGVMSSFKEGKQIHSLIVKSGHSSNIYIQNGLISMYAKSGDFDEAKWMFTSMVEHDTVSWNSLLSCYAQHGKGKEAVEVFEEMRNTKVKPDLTTFLIVISACGHVGLVKKGLEYFELMRSNYGSPKVEHYACIVDLYSRAGFLDEAEVFVNKLGMEVGPEVYKALLSACRVHGNKEIGLRMSRKIVDLFPDDPAVYVQVSNILASNGYWDDSARAHNLICSKGIKKKAACSWI encoded by the coding sequence ATGCAAACAGTGTTAAAACGCCAATTTAAAACAACGCAGTGCCTAATTTTTCGCCCTTTATCGACCCTGATAAACCCTAAATCATTTCTAGACATCAATTTCAGCTCCTTGGGTAACGTTGCAGCTCTTGACGATCACAAAGAGAATCAGTTAAAGCTGATTGATTTGGATCTTTTGGCTCGGTTGCAACATGGTTCTCATGGGTCCATTTGTAGCTCATACCCTCTTAACAAGCTTATATCCTCATGTgcaacttcaagatcacttcataCTGGTATTCAAATTCATTCATTTGTTATCAAGATGGGTTTTTGTCCGCATGTATATATCAGCACTGCTCTTCTGGACATGTATGGCAAATGTGGTGTAATATCCGATGCCCAGAAACTGTTCGACGAAACGCCTCACAGAAATGTGATTACATGGAACTCGTTAATTTCAGGTTATCTTCATACCCATTTCGTGGATTTTTCAGTCGAGTTGTTTCTAGAAATGCTTAGATTGGGAATATACCCAACTCATTTTACTATTTCGACTGTTCTTGTTGGGTGTTCACAGTTGGAAACACTCGAATTAGGGGAACAAGTGCATGGGTTAAGTACAAAATTTGGGTTTCTTTCTAATGTTGTGGTGTGTACGTCTTTGCTTGAGATGTACTGGAAATGCTCTAATGTAGATGATTCTAGGAGAATATTTGACGAAATGTCTGATAAAAATGCTGTTGTTTGGACCTCAATGATCACTGGTTACACACAGAATCAACAAACCAACATTGCAATGTGCATGATTAAAAAAATGCTGGTTTCAGGTCATAAAGCAGATTCCATAACTTATAATACTTTGTTGAGTTCCTTTTCCAATATAGATGACATGATCCATTGTGAACAAATTCATGGCTCAATCATAAAACAAGGGTTAGATTCAGATGTTTATTTAGCAGTTACTTTAGTTACTGTTTATTCAAAATGTGGTAGCAGCTTACAGGACTTCCACAAAATATGTGCCACTCTCCCAGTAAGGAACAAAATAACATGTAACGCCATTATTGCTGGATTTTCAAACATGGGAAATGTCGAGAAAGCCCTTGGTGTCTTTTCGGAAATGAGGCAGATAGGTATTGATACTGATTTCTTTACAATTTCAAGCATTTTAAAAGTTATAGGAGTTATGTCATCTTTCAAAGAGGGTAAACAAATCCATAGTCTTATAGTCAAGTCAGGTCACTCTTCAAATATATACATACAAAACGGGCTTATTTCCATGTATGCAAAAAGTGGTGACTTTGATGAAGCAAAATGGATGTTTACATCAATGGTGGAACACGATACAGTATCATGGAACTCACTTCTTTCATGCTATGCTCAACATGGAAAAGGTAAGGAAGCAGTTGAAGTTTTTGAAGAAATGAGAAACACCAAAGTCAAACCTGATTTGACCAcgtttcttattgtgatttctgCTTGTGGTCATGTAGGATTGGTGAAGAAAGGGTTAGAATACTTTGAGTTAATGAGAAGTAATTATGGTTCACCAAAAGTTGAACATTATGCTTGTATTGTTGATCTTTATAGTAGAGCTGGTTTTcttgatgaagcagaagtgtttgtGAATAAATTGGGAATGGAAGTGGGACCTGAGGTGTATAAAGCTCTATTAAGTGCTTGTAGGGTTCATGGAAATAAGGAAATCGGTTTGCGTATGTCAAGAAAAATTGTGGATTTGTTTCCTGATGATCCTGCAGTTTATGTGCAGGTGTCGAATATTTTGGCTAGTAATGGTTATTGGGATGATTCTGCTAGAGCACATAATTTGATTTGTAGTAAAGGAATCAAGAAAAAAGCAGCATGTAGTTGGATATAA
- the LOC111907482 gene encoding uncharacterized protein LOC111907482 isoform X2 — translation MGSSSTSSVYIQVIEDVITKVREEFITNGGPGEGVLNELQGIWELKMMQAGAVFGPNDRSSSAKLPALGAPANTVRDLNVPYEGPEEFETPTADLLFPPTPLQTPIQTPLPGRIDHSYNIPTASTPITPNNHPPVEENDQSGRPSQFMQPPSSWLNQRPRLDVNVVYEEGDRETAHQNMTQDFLQLTSGKRKREEFPSQYRPSGYIPQQDGSGDVVADEFEIYNYQGVVNEDYNVANTPAPPELQGQTPSLVNQNDALDDDEDEALNENDDDLDDVDDDNDDDEEVNTQNLVLAQFDKVTRAKNRWKCTLKDGVMHINNRDILFNKASGEFDF, via the exons ATGGGAAGTTCGTCGACGAGCAGTGTATACATCCAAGTCATCGAAGACGTCATCACCAAAGTCCGGGAAGAATTCATCACCAATGGTGGTCCGGGTGAAGGCGTTCTCAACGAACTTCAAGGA ATTTGGGAGTTGAAGATGATGCAAGCTGGTGCCGTATTTGGCCCCAACGACAGATCTTCATCGGCAAAGTTGCCGGCCCTTGGAGCTCCGGCCAACACTGTTCGTGATCTAAATGTGCCCTATGAAGGACCTGAAGAATTCGAGACACCTACAGCTGATTTACTTTTCCCTCCG ACACCACTACAGACTCCAATTCAGACACCATTACCAGGGAGAATCGATCATTCATACAATATACCTACTGCTTCTACTCCCATAACCCCAAATAATCATCCTCCTGTAGAAGAAAATGATCAATCTGGGAGGCCTAGCCAATTCATG CAGCCACCTTCTTCTTGGTTGAACCAAAGACCACGTCTTGATGTTAATGTTG TTTATGAGGAAGGTGATAGAGAAACAGCCCATCAAAACATGACTCAG GATTTTCTGCAGTTGACTTCTGGGAAGCGAAAGCGAGAAGAGTTTCCTTCACAATATCGTCCAAGTGGATATATTCCACAACAAGATGGATCTGGAGATGTTGTAGCTGATGAATTTGAG ATATACAACTACCAAGGGGTTGTGAATGAAGACTACAATGTTGCTAATACACCTGCTCCACCTG AACTACAAGGGCAAACTCCCAGCTTGGTCAATCAGAATGATGCTttagatgatgatgaagatgaagctttgaatgaaaatgatgatgATCTGGATGATGTTGACGATgacaatgatgatgatgaggaagtAAATACACAAAATTTAGTTTTGGCCCAGTTTGACAAG GTGACTCGTGCAAAGAATAGGTGGAAGTGCACTCTAAAGGATGGCGTTATGCACATAAACAACAGAGACATTTTGTTCAATAAG GCTTCAGGAGAGTTTGATTTCTGA
- the LOC111907482 gene encoding uncharacterized protein LOC111907482 isoform X1: MGSSSTSSVYIQVIEDVITKVREEFITNGGPGEGVLNELQGIWELKMMQAGAVFGPNDRSSSAKLPALGAPANTVRDLNVPYEGPEEFETPTADLLFPPVSYISCLFKYVILNFKLQLTSRSLSVQTPLQTPIQTPLPGRIDHSYNIPTASTPITPNNHPPVEENDQSGRPSQFMQPPSSWLNQRPRLDVNVVYEEGDRETAHQNMTQDFLQLTSGKRKREEFPSQYRPSGYIPQQDGSGDVVADEFEIYNYQGVVNEDYNVANTPAPPELQGQTPSLVNQNDALDDDEDEALNENDDDLDDVDDDNDDDEEVNTQNLVLAQFDKVTRAKNRWKCTLKDGVMHINNRDILFNKASGEFDF, encoded by the exons ATGGGAAGTTCGTCGACGAGCAGTGTATACATCCAAGTCATCGAAGACGTCATCACCAAAGTCCGGGAAGAATTCATCACCAATGGTGGTCCGGGTGAAGGCGTTCTCAACGAACTTCAAGGA ATTTGGGAGTTGAAGATGATGCAAGCTGGTGCCGTATTTGGCCCCAACGACAGATCTTCATCGGCAAAGTTGCCGGCCCTTGGAGCTCCGGCCAACACTGTTCGTGATCTAAATGTGCCCTATGAAGGACCTGAAGAATTCGAGACACCTACAGCTGATTTACTTTTCCCTCCGGTGAGTTATATAAGCTGTCTGTTTAAATatgtaattttaaattttaaattacaaCTTACATCCAGATCTTTATCTGTACAGACACCACTACAGACTCCAATTCAGACACCATTACCAGGGAGAATCGATCATTCATACAATATACCTACTGCTTCTACTCCCATAACCCCAAATAATCATCCTCCTGTAGAAGAAAATGATCAATCTGGGAGGCCTAGCCAATTCATG CAGCCACCTTCTTCTTGGTTGAACCAAAGACCACGTCTTGATGTTAATGTTG TTTATGAGGAAGGTGATAGAGAAACAGCCCATCAAAACATGACTCAG GATTTTCTGCAGTTGACTTCTGGGAAGCGAAAGCGAGAAGAGTTTCCTTCACAATATCGTCCAAGTGGATATATTCCACAACAAGATGGATCTGGAGATGTTGTAGCTGATGAATTTGAG ATATACAACTACCAAGGGGTTGTGAATGAAGACTACAATGTTGCTAATACACCTGCTCCACCTG AACTACAAGGGCAAACTCCCAGCTTGGTCAATCAGAATGATGCTttagatgatgatgaagatgaagctttgaatgaaaatgatgatgATCTGGATGATGTTGACGATgacaatgatgatgatgaggaagtAAATACACAAAATTTAGTTTTGGCCCAGTTTGACAAG GTGACTCGTGCAAAGAATAGGTGGAAGTGCACTCTAAAGGATGGCGTTATGCACATAAACAACAGAGACATTTTGTTCAATAAG GCTTCAGGAGAGTTTGATTTCTGA